A region of Corynebacterium glucuronolyticum DSM 44120 DNA encodes the following proteins:
- a CDS encoding potassium transporter Kup, translating into MRKYGFASGAAMVAALGVVFGDIGTSPLYTLQSVFSLEDGAIAPTQANIYGIVSTIVWALIIIVTVKYVRFVMSADNGGEGGILALTELVYRSVSQHKPWALALGIVGASLFYGDSVITPAVSVMSAVEGIGIVDPQLSRLVVPVGAAILIVLFVAQRYGTAVVAKAFGPVMVVWFGLLAFLGIVQIAAHPGVLRALSPTYAVGFIVGAPGLAFLAFGSIVLAVTGAEALYADIGHFGRTPIRRAWVYLVLPALVLNYLGQAGMLVDHPERITNPFFLMVPSWATVPLVCVATLATVIAAQAVITGAFSVSKQAQSVGLLPRLAIRQTSNKERGQIYIPAVNWLLFAGVMVLLVVFQSSARLATAYGLAVTGTFLMTTSLFTWYAATVRHWKPWRVVAFATGFGVIEIALFSANAVKLFLGGWIPLTIGVTIIFTMLTWRHGMRMLIARRKEITIGWGDVHAPVTVPGTAIYLHLNHDTPPSALETNVRFNHCLHEHNIIVRVVTSSWPRVLRSQRVTVDKVIGDGHITFVTLTYGFFETPDVPEALPLLRRAGVAVDDKPFYFTGRMMLVNGPNTEMTRLRKKVFAFLYRTQAQPVSYFRLPATRTVNYTSRLIL; encoded by the coding sequence ATGCGCAAGTATGGTTTCGCCTCCGGCGCGGCTATGGTAGCTGCGCTCGGTGTCGTCTTTGGCGACATTGGCACAAGCCCCCTGTACACACTGCAATCCGTATTTTCCCTAGAAGATGGTGCCATCGCACCAACACAAGCAAACATTTATGGCATCGTGTCCACCATCGTGTGGGCGCTCATCATCATCGTCACCGTCAAATACGTGCGCTTCGTCATGAGCGCAGACAACGGCGGTGAGGGTGGCATCCTTGCCCTGACAGAGCTCGTCTACCGCTCCGTCTCCCAGCACAAACCGTGGGCGCTCGCGCTCGGGATCGTCGGCGCGAGCCTGTTCTACGGCGATTCCGTCATCACGCCCGCAGTCTCCGTCATGAGCGCGGTTGAGGGCATCGGGATCGTCGATCCGCAGCTCTCCCGCCTCGTCGTGCCGGTCGGCGCGGCGATCCTCATCGTCCTGTTTGTGGCCCAACGCTACGGGACTGCCGTGGTGGCGAAGGCCTTCGGGCCGGTCATGGTCGTGTGGTTTGGGCTGCTCGCGTTTTTGGGCATCGTGCAGATCGCCGCGCATCCCGGGGTGCTGCGGGCGCTATCCCCCACGTACGCGGTGGGGTTCATCGTCGGCGCGCCGGGCCTCGCGTTTTTGGCCTTCGGCTCGATCGTGCTGGCGGTCACCGGCGCCGAGGCGCTCTACGCGGATATCGGCCACTTTGGGCGAACCCCGATTAGGCGCGCGTGGGTGTACCTTGTGCTCCCCGCCCTCGTCCTGAACTACCTGGGGCAGGCCGGCATGCTCGTCGACCACCCGGAGCGCATAACCAACCCCTTCTTCCTCATGGTTCCCAGCTGGGCGACGGTGCCCCTCGTCTGCGTGGCCACCCTGGCCACAGTGATCGCCGCCCAGGCCGTCATCACCGGCGCGTTTTCAGTGTCCAAGCAGGCACAATCGGTGGGACTCCTGCCGCGCCTGGCGATCCGGCAGACGTCCAACAAAGAACGTGGCCAGATCTACATTCCGGCAGTGAACTGGTTGCTCTTCGCTGGGGTGATGGTTCTGCTCGTCGTGTTCCAATCGTCGGCAAGGCTAGCGACAGCCTACGGCCTGGCCGTGACAGGGACCTTCCTCATGACAACCTCACTGTTTACCTGGTACGCGGCGACGGTGAGGCACTGGAAACCGTGGCGCGTGGTGGCCTTTGCCACAGGCTTCGGCGTGATCGAGATTGCCCTGTTCAGCGCCAACGCTGTCAAGCTGTTCCTCGGCGGGTGGATCCCACTCACCATCGGTGTCACCATCATCTTCACCATGCTGACGTGGCGGCACGGCATGCGGATGCTCATCGCCCGACGCAAGGAAATCACGATCGGGTGGGGGGACGTGCACGCGCCCGTCACCGTACCCGGCACCGCCATCTACCTGCACCTCAACCACGACACCCCGCCGAGCGCCCTGGAAACCAATGTGCGGTTCAACCACTGCCTGCATGAACACAACATCATCGTGCGCGTGGTCACCTCCAGCTGGCCGCGGGTGCTTCGCTCGCAGCGGGTCACCGTGGATAAGGTGATAGGCGACGGGCACATCACGTTTGTCACGCTCACCTACGGTTTCTTCGAAACCCCCGACGTGCCGGAGGCCCTGCCCTTGCTGCGGCGCGCGGGTGTGGCCGTGGATGACAAGCCGTTCTACTTCACCGGGCGGATGATGCTGGTGAACGGGCCGAACACGGAAATGACGCGGTTGCGGAAGAAGGTATTCGCGTTCCTGTACCGCACGCAGGCGCAGCCGGTAAGCTATTTTCGGCTCCCCGCCACGCGCACCGTCAACTACACCTCGAGGCTCATTTTGTAA
- a CDS encoding bifunctional ADP-dependent NAD(P)H-hydrate dehydratase/NAD(P)H-hydrate epimerase, whose translation MMIPRKAYPAATIRECEAPLLVAQEFDDQLMLEAAAAVAHVAEAMLQGTDKRVLLVVGTGGNGGDALYAGQMLIENGADVTAVIPGTPHTRALEQFTGEVFRYPDDLDPEFDLLIDGVAGLGAGRPLAPEVYELFLRCDCPVLAVDVPSGVNADTGEAADACVTADITVTFGGLRLAHALAPECGTVFVADIGETIDDEDTLGEYLEYSGEEELETFLAVNPHPELQGVPALPPMPHTMVQRFEPQIHDNKYTNGVLAILAGSAQYPGAGILCTGAALNTHSGLTYYVGAGEPILRHYPEVVVRESVDKLKKVDAAVIGPGRGECAEELAQVLALDVPVVVDADALTALGSSDLLKQAVRKRTATTILTPHEGEFARLSDATGTAAERARALAEDLRCTVVLKGRITAVAEWSDGDVFVATVNAGCSWGAVPGSGDVLAGIIGASLAAVHAQYPGAPRELFTPLGPVCLHALAAYLSARTPAGPAPTRASKIVDAISLAIALQLQG comes from the coding sequence ATGATGATTCCCCGCAAGGCGTATCCGGCCGCTACCATCCGCGAGTGCGAGGCCCCCCTCCTCGTCGCCCAAGAGTTCGACGATCAGCTCATGCTGGAGGCCGCCGCAGCCGTGGCTCACGTGGCAGAGGCGATGCTGCAGGGGACGGACAAACGGGTGTTGCTCGTGGTGGGGACAGGGGGCAACGGCGGCGACGCGCTGTACGCCGGGCAGATGCTCATCGAGAACGGCGCCGATGTCACGGCCGTCATCCCCGGCACGCCACACACGCGGGCGCTCGAGCAGTTCACCGGCGAGGTGTTCCGCTACCCCGACGATCTCGACCCCGAGTTTGATTTGCTTATCGACGGCGTAGCCGGGCTGGGTGCTGGCCGACCGCTCGCGCCCGAGGTTTACGAGTTGTTCCTCCGCTGCGACTGCCCCGTGCTCGCCGTCGACGTCCCCAGTGGCGTGAACGCCGACACGGGTGAGGCGGCCGACGCGTGCGTCACCGCCGACATCACCGTCACCTTTGGGGGCTTGCGCCTCGCGCACGCGCTGGCGCCGGAGTGCGGCACCGTGTTCGTAGCGGACATCGGCGAGACGATCGACGACGAAGACACGCTTGGGGAGTATCTTGAGTACTCCGGCGAGGAGGAACTGGAAACCTTCCTCGCCGTCAACCCCCACCCCGAGCTGCAGGGCGTGCCAGCGCTCCCGCCGATGCCGCACACCATGGTGCAGCGGTTTGAGCCGCAGATCCACGACAACAAGTACACCAACGGGGTGCTCGCCATCCTGGCGGGCAGCGCCCAGTACCCCGGCGCGGGAATCCTGTGCACGGGGGCGGCACTCAACACGCACTCGGGGCTCACCTATTACGTCGGTGCGGGGGAACCGATACTTCGGCACTATCCGGAAGTGGTGGTGCGGGAGAGCGTCGACAAGCTAAAGAAAGTTGATGCGGCGGTGATTGGGCCGGGGCGCGGCGAGTGTGCAGAGGAGCTGGCGCAGGTGTTGGCGCTGGACGTGCCCGTGGTGGTGGATGCCGACGCGTTGACGGCGCTGGGGTCTTCCGACCTGCTGAAACAGGCGGTGCGGAAGCGGACGGCGACCACGATCCTGACGCCGCACGAGGGCGAGTTCGCCCGGCTCAGCGACGCGACGGGAACCGCGGCGGAACGGGCGCGGGCGCTCGCCGAGGATCTGCGGTGCACCGTGGTGTTGAAGGGGCGGATCACCGCAGTGGCCGAGTGGTCGGACGGCGACGTGTTCGTGGCGACCGTCAACGCCGGCTGCAGCTGGGGCGCCGTGCCCGGATCGGGTGATGTCCTCGCGGGTATCATCGGCGCGTCGCTGGCGGCCGTGCACGCGCAGTACCCCGGCGCGCCACGGGAGCTTTTCACCCCGCTAGGACCTGTGTGCCTGCATGCGTTGGCCGCGTATCTCTCGGCGCGGACACCCGCGGGGCCGGCGCCGACGCGCGCGTCCAAGATCGTCGACGCGATCAGCCTGGCCATTGCGTTGCAGCTCCAGGGGTAG
- a CDS encoding nitrate/nitrite transporter encodes MAETNSLDTSQRVLHGWDPEDPATWDSKIAWRTLIISTISLTIGFCVWYLVSAIAPKLNEIGFDLSATQLYWLAAVPGLSGGVVRLIYMFLPPIIGTRKMVGFTSLLFLIPMLGWFFAVQDPTTPYWWLIVLALMTGIGGGCFSGYMPSTGYFFPKAKSGTALGLQAGLGNFGVSLIQFLGPWIMGFGLFGLGMIAPQRTATGELLWVHNVGIFFVPWTIVIAIVAFIYLKDVPVQANIKQQMDIFGNINTWVLTVVYIMTFGAFAGFAAQFGLLVNNTFGPQSEFASSVDPATLPKGASFAFLAPLIGAGVRALWGPLCDKFGGAIWTFIGGVGMTISTAVAAIFLKPDSPSDFWPFLIAMLTMFFFTGLGNAGTFKQMPMVLPKRQSGGVIGWTSAIASFSPFIVGVLLTMMHPATFFWGCVVFFAIATTLTWIFYARPGAPYPG; translated from the coding sequence ATGGCCGAAACTAACTCACTGGATACATCCCAGCGAGTACTACATGGATGGGATCCGGAAGACCCAGCCACATGGGATTCCAAGATAGCCTGGCGAACTCTCATCATCTCCACGATTTCTTTAACTATCGGCTTCTGCGTGTGGTACCTCGTCTCGGCCATCGCACCGAAGCTCAACGAAATCGGATTTGATCTGTCAGCCACTCAGCTCTACTGGCTCGCAGCAGTTCCCGGACTATCCGGCGGCGTTGTGCGCCTCATTTATATGTTCCTCCCACCGATCATCGGAACGCGGAAGATGGTGGGATTCACCTCTTTACTCTTCCTCATTCCTATGCTTGGCTGGTTCTTCGCAGTGCAGGATCCAACCACACCGTATTGGTGGCTCATCGTCCTTGCCCTCATGACGGGCATCGGTGGCGGATGCTTCTCCGGCTACATGCCGTCTACTGGATACTTCTTCCCCAAGGCAAAATCCGGTACAGCCCTTGGCTTGCAGGCAGGACTGGGCAACTTCGGTGTCTCCCTCATTCAGTTCCTCGGCCCATGGATCATGGGATTCGGCCTCTTCGGACTCGGGATGATTGCTCCCCAACGCACCGCTACCGGGGAACTGCTGTGGGTGCACAACGTTGGAATCTTCTTCGTTCCGTGGACAATCGTCATCGCCATTGTCGCCTTTATCTACCTCAAGGATGTTCCCGTACAGGCAAACATCAAGCAGCAGATGGATATCTTTGGCAACATCAACACGTGGGTGCTGACCGTTGTATACATCATGACCTTCGGTGCGTTTGCCGGATTTGCCGCACAGTTCGGGCTGCTGGTGAACAACACCTTCGGCCCGCAGAGTGAATTCGCATCGAGCGTGGATCCGGCAACCCTCCCGAAGGGTGCAAGCTTCGCCTTCCTCGCACCACTCATCGGCGCTGGTGTCCGTGCACTGTGGGGTCCACTATGCGACAAGTTCGGCGGTGCGATCTGGACATTCATCGGCGGCGTAGGCATGACGATCTCGACGGCGGTGGCAGCCATCTTCCTCAAGCCGGATTCACCGAGCGACTTCTGGCCGTTCCTCATTGCGATGCTGACCATGTTCTTCTTCACCGGCCTCGGCAATGCTGGCACGTTCAAACAAATGCCGATGGTTCTGCCTAAGCGCCAGTCCGGTGGCGTTATCGGGTGGACCTCTGCCATCGCGTCGTTCAGTCCGTTCATCGTCGGTGTGTTGCTGACCATGATGCACCCGGCGACGTTCTTCTGGGGCTGCGTCGTGTTCTTTGCCATCGCAACCACGTTGACCTGGATCTTCTACGCGCGCCCAGGTGCCCCATACCCGGGCTAA
- a CDS encoding MogA/MoaB family molybdenum cofactor biosynthesis protein produces MGITGVVITVSDRTSRGERKDKSGPLAVELLRKYGVECDAPIVVKDGIDTVGSAISEALDAGHRLIFTTGGTGVSARDLTPEATQPFIEKELRGVEVQILLAGLEKTPQASLSRGLVGTSGNALIVNAPGSRGGVKDTVGVIGDLIPHIIEQLDGYDGASHKK; encoded by the coding sequence ATGGGAATCACCGGAGTTGTAATCACCGTGTCAGATCGGACCTCGCGCGGTGAGCGAAAAGATAAGTCGGGACCCCTTGCTGTAGAGCTGCTGCGAAAATATGGCGTGGAATGTGATGCGCCGATTGTGGTCAAGGATGGGATTGACACTGTGGGGTCTGCCATCAGTGAAGCCCTCGACGCGGGGCACCGCCTCATATTCACCACGGGCGGAACAGGTGTGAGTGCTCGTGACCTGACGCCGGAAGCTACTCAGCCGTTCATCGAGAAAGAACTAAGAGGGGTTGAGGTGCAGATTCTTCTTGCCGGGTTGGAAAAGACTCCGCAGGCGAGCTTGTCCCGCGGGTTGGTGGGCACCAGTGGAAACGCCCTGATCGTCAACGCACCTGGTTCCCGTGGTGGGGTGAAGGACACGGTCGGTGTCATTGGGGATCTGATTCCCCATATCATTGAGCAGCTCGACGGCTATGACGGGGCATCCCATAAAAAGTAG
- a CDS encoding pyridoxal phosphate-dependent aminotransferase, which yields MRFSRRLSAQEPNRITSAARENHPLDASDSNPTHHGLAPRVYTADPRGDSRARELLAEFVSARDNRPVDPDRLYLVSSSSQAYAWLTKLLCDPGDALLAPRPGYPLVESLAALESVAMLPYRLEWAGSWLVDASSIAPTPRTRAIVLINPNNPTGSYLTSDEISHFTSLGLPLIADEVFFDFPLTDTPRHRIAGEDRALTFALDGMSKNLAAPYAKFSWIEVSGPADDVREAQRRLDIIADSYLPMSDLILDHLPQMLEAIPAQQARVRARTATNLATMQRLSTGVTTVYPPEGGWNVLLRFPDVIDEEELVLTLIRDAGITVQPGYFFDMRVPGFVSLSLLLEPEAFEKAARAILTTINELC from the coding sequence GTGCGTTTCTCCCGCCGCCTCTCCGCGCAAGAACCCAACCGCATCACCAGCGCAGCCCGGGAAAACCACCCGCTAGACGCCTCCGACTCGAACCCCACCCACCACGGGCTCGCGCCGCGCGTCTACACCGCTGACCCCCGGGGCGACAGCCGCGCCCGCGAACTCCTCGCGGAATTCGTCTCCGCGCGCGATAATCGTCCCGTCGACCCCGACCGCCTCTACCTGGTCAGTTCGTCGTCGCAGGCGTACGCGTGGCTCACCAAGCTGCTGTGCGACCCGGGCGACGCGCTCCTGGCCCCCCGCCCCGGCTACCCTCTCGTGGAGTCGCTGGCGGCGCTCGAGTCGGTCGCCATGCTTCCGTACCGTCTCGAGTGGGCTGGCTCGTGGCTTGTCGACGCCTCCTCGATCGCCCCCACGCCACGTACGCGAGCGATCGTGCTCATCAACCCGAACAACCCGACAGGCTCTTACCTCACCAGCGACGAAATAAGCCACTTCACCTCCCTCGGCTTGCCGCTTATCGCCGACGAGGTGTTCTTCGACTTCCCGCTCACCGACACTCCCCGCCACCGCATCGCCGGCGAGGACCGCGCCCTCACCTTCGCCCTCGACGGGATGTCCAAGAATCTCGCCGCTCCGTATGCCAAGTTCAGCTGGATCGAGGTCTCCGGCCCCGCAGACGATGTCCGGGAGGCCCAGCGACGCCTCGACATCATCGCGGACTCCTACCTCCCCATGAGTGACCTCATCCTCGATCACCTGCCCCAGATGCTCGAGGCGATCCCCGCCCAGCAAGCACGCGTCCGTGCCCGCACGGCCACCAACCTCGCCACTATGCAGCGCCTGTCCACCGGCGTCACCACCGTCTACCCGCCGGAAGGTGGCTGGAACGTGCTCCTGCGCTTTCCCGATGTCATCGACGAGGAGGAGCTCGTCCTCACCCTCATCCGCGATGCGGGCATCACCGTCCAGCCCGGCTACTTCTTCGACATGCGTGTACCCGGTTTTGTGAGCCTGTCGCTACTGCTGGAACCCGAAGCCTTTGAAAAAGCAGCGCGTGCGATCCTCACCACTATCAACGAACTCTGCTAA
- a CDS encoding DUF5808 domain-containing protein, protein MTRFSAFDPENPNWLVPRRVGVGWDLNLGKLAVKAGLIRPDDSLPDLQEHIPAPVSKALTYAPLAGAGLIAVVGHFVGMRDGKLPTHWGFDLRPDRLTAARPAAAVPVLVTLGFTAFTLVEAYRHKSIDASLSAQTLGLQAFSLATLAELARYTEGDDSPAWGIGLGILAMPVTALGVLVGTVNSALNNIEFE, encoded by the coding sequence ATGACCCGCTTCTCCGCCTTCGACCCAGAAAACCCGAACTGGCTCGTCCCGCGCCGCGTCGGCGTCGGCTGGGATTTGAACCTCGGTAAGCTCGCCGTCAAGGCAGGCCTTATCCGCCCCGACGATTCCCTCCCGGACCTGCAAGAACACATCCCAGCCCCCGTCTCCAAGGCACTAACCTACGCACCCCTTGCCGGAGCCGGCCTCATCGCCGTCGTCGGCCACTTCGTCGGCATGCGCGACGGAAAACTCCCCACGCATTGGGGCTTCGACCTGCGACCGGATCGTCTGACAGCCGCGCGCCCCGCCGCCGCCGTGCCCGTCCTTGTCACCCTCGGCTTCACCGCCTTCACGCTTGTCGAGGCCTACCGCCACAAGTCCATCGATGCCTCCCTGTCTGCTCAGACCCTGGGCCTCCAGGCGTTCTCCCTGGCCACCCTTGCCGAGCTTGCCCGCTACACCGAGGGCGACGATTCCCCGGCCTGGGGCATCGGCCTTGGTATCCTCGCCATGCCCGTCACCGCCCTCGGCGTGCTCGTCGGCACGGTGAACTCCGCCCTCAACAACATCGAGTTCGAGTAG
- a CDS encoding SLC13 family permease, with amino-acid sequence MLKKVTAVLVLLCVALMGTLSPVSVFMRTWPVLLFLLIMTAVSAVLDQHGVFDGVAAWLVRRTDGRPALAFGFLCFVVTTILSLDTTIVLLTPVALTLAKRGRVSALPYLFITVWVANTGSLLLPVSNLTNLLAQQEAGLTAIEFMAVMALPQLFVLVVVALVFVLFFRKQVVPVSAFTAPPVRFTPYALAIGAFTVAILLGVAPWIAAAGLLAILLAIRPVPFVRALPWTMALFALALFILMDGISMDVLAPLIELPPFTQQVAFAAAGAGLANLTNNLPAYLALETMAPTVPLLIGVNAGPLITPWASLANLLWMTLAAAKGVRIPLRLFIASGLVLVPLVIVAGCLGLQVLG; translated from the coding sequence ATGCTGAAAAAGGTCACGGCCGTATTGGTCTTGCTCTGTGTGGCGCTCATGGGCACCCTGTCACCAGTTAGTGTGTTCATGCGGACGTGGCCGGTGTTGTTGTTTTTGCTCATTATGACGGCCGTATCCGCGGTGCTTGACCAGCACGGCGTGTTCGACGGTGTGGCCGCGTGGCTCGTGCGCCGGACCGACGGTCGACCAGCTCTCGCCTTCGGATTCTTGTGCTTTGTTGTCACAACGATATTGAGCCTGGACACCACAATCGTGCTGCTCACGCCCGTGGCGCTGACGCTTGCGAAACGCGGGCGGGTGTCCGCACTGCCGTACCTCTTCATCACCGTGTGGGTGGCCAACACCGGCAGCCTGCTCTTGCCCGTGTCGAATCTGACCAACCTATTGGCGCAGCAGGAGGCGGGCCTCACGGCGATAGAGTTCATGGCCGTGATGGCGCTCCCCCAACTGTTCGTGCTGGTTGTGGTGGCGCTCGTGTTCGTGCTGTTTTTCAGAAAACAGGTTGTTCCGGTTAGTGCATTTACGGCCCCACCCGTGCGGTTCACACCGTATGCGCTGGCCATCGGCGCGTTCACCGTGGCGATCCTTCTCGGCGTGGCCCCGTGGATCGCGGCTGCTGGGTTATTAGCGATTCTCTTGGCAATCCGCCCCGTGCCGTTTGTGAGGGCGCTCCCCTGGACGATGGCGTTGTTTGCGCTGGCGCTGTTCATCCTCATGGACGGGATATCCATGGATGTCCTCGCCCCACTGATCGAACTGCCGCCGTTTACACAACAGGTGGCGTTTGCGGCGGCGGGTGCGGGGCTCGCAAACCTGACCAATAATCTCCCCGCCTACCTGGCGCTAGAGACCATGGCGCCGACCGTCCCCCTGCTCATTGGCGTGAACGCGGGTCCGCTCATCACGCCGTGGGCATCCCTTGCCAACCTGCTGTGGATGACGCTCGCCGCCGCGAAGGGCGTGCGGATTCCACTCCGCTTGTTTATCGCATCAGGTCTCGTGCTCGTCCCGCTGGTTATTGTTGCGGGGTGTTTAGGGCTTCAAGTGCTGGGTTAA
- a CDS encoding alpha/beta fold hydrolase: MTTTRYIADLRIDDHTLNVPLNWDDPDDKRTIDIFASVVTRPGGEDLPYLTFLQGGPGSEAPRVTHSPTNPDWLDVALEHYRVVMLDQRGTGKSTPIGDKDLPKGADYLAEYCTHLRADSIVKDAEAFREHLGAKTWNTLGQSFGGFTTLAYLSVFPDSIDNAYFTGGLSAVGHHPDDVYALCYEKVRAYTEAYYRRFPAHRDKVRDLVKRAEDQEIKLPTGEVVSPSRIRSLGHLLGADNGWIVLHDLLELDPETNAFAYDLAHALPFGGRNPLYYIIHESSYSDGFVTNWSAERTLPDAWKDDPTLLTGEHVRREWADTVPAFKPWKEVVDKVAQVEWPSIYDAEALRNSGATGAAAVYVNDCYVPLEFSLETAKLLPGVKTYVTSEHEHSGLRSSGGDVLRHLIDLAHGRRVR; encoded by the coding sequence ATGACGACAACACGCTACATCGCGGACCTCCGCATCGACGACCACACCCTGAACGTGCCGCTGAACTGGGACGATCCCGACGATAAACGGACGATCGACATCTTCGCCTCCGTCGTCACGCGCCCCGGCGGCGAGGACCTGCCCTACCTCACGTTCCTGCAGGGTGGGCCCGGTTCCGAGGCCCCGCGCGTGACCCATTCGCCGACGAACCCGGACTGGCTCGACGTGGCGCTTGAGCACTACCGCGTCGTCATGCTTGACCAGCGTGGAACCGGAAAGTCCACGCCCATCGGCGATAAAGACCTCCCCAAAGGTGCCGACTACCTGGCGGAATACTGCACCCACCTGCGCGCCGATTCCATCGTCAAGGATGCCGAGGCTTTCCGCGAGCACCTCGGCGCAAAAACGTGGAATACCCTCGGCCAATCCTTCGGCGGCTTCACCACGCTTGCGTATTTGTCTGTATTCCCAGACAGCATCGACAACGCGTACTTCACTGGCGGACTCTCCGCCGTCGGCCACCACCCCGACGACGTCTACGCGCTGTGCTACGAGAAGGTCCGCGCCTACACCGAGGCCTACTACCGCCGCTTCCCCGCGCACCGCGACAAGGTCCGGGACCTGGTAAAACGCGCCGAGGACCAAGAGATAAAACTCCCCACTGGCGAGGTCGTCTCCCCGTCGCGCATCCGCTCCCTCGGCCACCTCCTGGGCGCGGACAACGGCTGGATTGTCCTCCATGACCTGCTGGAACTCGATCCGGAAACCAACGCGTTCGCCTACGATCTCGCGCACGCCCTGCCGTTCGGCGGCCGCAACCCGCTGTATTACATCATCCACGAGTCGAGCTACTCCGACGGCTTCGTCACCAACTGGTCCGCCGAGCGCACCCTGCCGGACGCGTGGAAGGACGACCCCACGCTCCTCACCGGCGAGCACGTGCGCCGCGAGTGGGCGGACACTGTCCCGGCGTTTAAGCCCTGGAAGGAGGTCGTGGACAAGGTCGCCCAGGTCGAGTGGCCGTCAATCTACGACGCCGAGGCGCTGCGCAATTCCGGTGCCACCGGTGCCGCCGCCGTCTACGTCAACGATTGCTACGTGCCCCTCGAGTTCTCGCTGGAAACCGCGAAGCTCCTGCCCGGCGTCAAGACGTACGTGACCAGCGAGCACGAGCACAGTGGCCTGCGTTCCTCGGGTGGCGATGTCCTTCGTCACCTCATCGATCTCGCTCACGGGAGGCGAGTGCGCTAA
- a CDS encoding PadR family transcriptional regulator — MDSQLRKGVLEMVVLTLLAKQPSYGGELLERLAAKDLDVSEGTLYPLLSRVKKAGYVDTSWEPSPSGPPRKIYTVTTSGKNHLTDLTSQWQRFSASVSALVGKD, encoded by the coding sequence ATGGATTCCCAACTGCGCAAGGGGGTGCTAGAGATGGTCGTTCTCACTCTCCTCGCCAAACAGCCCTCCTACGGCGGCGAGCTTCTCGAGCGTCTCGCTGCAAAAGATCTCGATGTTAGCGAGGGCACGCTCTACCCGCTGCTTTCCCGCGTGAAAAAGGCCGGCTACGTCGATACTTCCTGGGAGCCGTCACCCTCCGGCCCCCCGCGGAAGATTTACACCGTCACTACCTCCGGCAAAAACCACCTCACCGACCTCACCTCCCAATGGCAACGCTTCAGCGCCAGCGTATCCGCGCTGGTAGGAAAGGATTAA
- the dcd gene encoding dCTP deaminase, with amino-acid sequence MLLSDRDIKRAIEDGTLGIDPYDPALVQPSSVDCRMDSFFRVFNNSKYTHIDPKLRQDELTTLVEVPEGDPFVLHPGEFVLGSTLERFTLSNTIAARLEGKSSLGRLGLLTHSTAGFIDPGFDGCITLELSNVSNLPITLWPGMKVGQLAIFNLTSPAEIPYGSGKLGSKYQGQRGPTPSRAYLNFQ; translated from the coding sequence GTGCTACTTTCAGACCGCGATATTAAACGTGCCATCGAGGACGGCACCCTGGGCATCGACCCGTACGACCCGGCGCTCGTCCAGCCCTCCAGCGTGGACTGCCGCATGGACAGCTTCTTCCGCGTCTTCAACAACTCGAAGTACACCCACATCGACCCGAAGCTGCGCCAGGACGAGCTGACCACGCTGGTAGAGGTCCCCGAAGGCGACCCGTTCGTCCTCCACCCCGGCGAGTTCGTGCTCGGCTCCACCCTTGAGCGCTTCACCCTCTCCAACACGATCGCCGCGCGGCTGGAGGGCAAGTCCTCGCTCGGCCGCCTGGGGCTGCTCACGCACTCCACCGCCGGTTTCATCGATCCGGGTTTCGACGGCTGCATCACCCTCGAGCTGTCCAACGTCTCCAACCTGCCCATCACCCTGTGGCCGGGCATGAAAGTCGGCCAGCTCGCCATCTTCAACCTGACCTCCCCGGCGGAGATCCCCTACGGTTCCGGCAAGCTGGGCAGCAAGTACCAGGGGCAGCGCGGT